A genomic segment from Nocardia cyriacigeorgica GUH-2 encodes:
- a CDS encoding SDR family oxidoreductase, protein MALEIDLSGRVVLVTGGVRGVGAGVSRALLAAGATVLACARRPGDAPVEYEGRQAEFLPCDVRDGDAVRELIDTVIARHGRLDHVVNNAGGAPFALAADASKNFHAKIVELNLLAPLLVSQLANAVMQAQPDGGSIINISSVSAHRPSPGTAAYGAAKAGVDSLTASLAVEWAPKVRVNSVVVGPVETELSLLHYGDADGVAAVGATIPLGRLARPEDVGRCVAFLASPLAGYVSGATLEVHGGGERPAFLDAATVNATPNGAPKP, encoded by the coding sequence GTGGCACTCGAAATCGATCTGTCCGGACGCGTCGTTCTGGTAACCGGCGGTGTTCGCGGTGTGGGCGCGGGCGTCAGCCGGGCCCTGCTCGCCGCGGGCGCGACCGTGCTGGCCTGCGCGCGCCGTCCCGGCGACGCCCCGGTGGAGTACGAGGGACGGCAGGCCGAATTCCTGCCCTGCGATGTGCGCGACGGCGACGCGGTGCGCGAGCTGATCGACACCGTCATCGCCCGGCACGGCCGCCTCGACCACGTGGTCAACAACGCCGGCGGCGCCCCCTTCGCCCTGGCCGCCGATGCCAGCAAGAACTTCCACGCCAAGATCGTGGAGCTGAATCTGCTCGCGCCGCTGCTGGTTTCGCAGCTGGCCAACGCGGTGATGCAGGCTCAGCCCGACGGTGGCTCGATCATCAATATCTCCAGCGTCAGCGCGCACCGCCCGTCGCCGGGCACCGCCGCCTACGGCGCGGCCAAGGCGGGCGTGGACAGCCTCACCGCCTCGCTCGCGGTCGAGTGGGCGCCGAAGGTCCGGGTGAACTCGGTGGTCGTCGGGCCGGTGGAGACCGAGCTGAGCCTGCTGCATTACGGCGACGCCGACGGGGTCGCCGCGGTGGGTGCGACCATCCCGCTGGGCCGGTTGGCCCGGCCCGAGGACGTCGGCCGCTGCGTGGCTTTCCTCGCCTCACCGCTGGCCGGATACGTCAGCGGGGCGACGCTCGAGGTGCACGGCGGCGGCGAACGCCCGGCCTTCCTGGACGCCGCCACTGTCAACGCGACCCCGAACGGCGCCCCCAAGCCCTAG
- a CDS encoding CoA-transferase subunit beta — MTETSTITRAEVCVVAAAEIFRGAGEIMASPMSTITTIGARLARLTFEPDLLLSDGEALLFAEIPAIGGKAPIEGWIPFSRVFDVVASGRRHVVMGANQLDRYGNQNLSAFGPLQQPTRQMFGVRGAPGNTINHATSYFVPRHNKRVFCENVDIVSGIGYDKIDPDNPAYRFHHLHRVVSNLGVFDFGGPGHTMRALSLHPGVTAEEVAENTSFEIAELGEAGETRLPTEEELRIIRTVLDPKGIREKEVTS, encoded by the coding sequence ATGACCGAAACCAGCACCATCACGCGGGCCGAGGTCTGCGTCGTCGCCGCGGCCGAGATCTTCCGTGGCGCGGGCGAGATCATGGCCAGCCCGATGTCCACCATCACCACCATCGGCGCGCGGCTGGCGCGGCTGACCTTCGAACCGGATCTGCTGCTGTCCGACGGTGAGGCGCTGCTGTTCGCCGAGATCCCGGCGATCGGCGGGAAGGCGCCGATCGAGGGCTGGATTCCGTTCTCCCGGGTCTTCGACGTGGTCGCCTCCGGGCGACGGCACGTGGTGATGGGCGCGAACCAGCTGGACCGGTACGGCAATCAGAACCTGTCGGCGTTCGGCCCGCTGCAACAGCCCACCCGGCAGATGTTCGGTGTGCGCGGGGCGCCGGGCAACACCATCAACCACGCGACCAGCTATTTCGTGCCCCGGCACAACAAGCGGGTGTTCTGCGAGAACGTCGACATCGTCTCCGGCATCGGCTACGACAAGATCGATCCGGACAATCCGGCCTACCGGTTCCACCATCTGCACCGGGTGGTGAGCAACCTCGGCGTCTTCGATTTCGGCGGGCCCGGCCACACCATGCGGGCGCTGTCGCTGCATCCCGGAGTCACCGCCGAGGAGGTTGCCGAGAACACCTCGTTCGAGATCGCCGAGCTGGGCGAGGCCGGCGAGACCCGGCTGCCGACCGAGGAAGAGCTGCGGATCATTCGCACCGTCCTCGATCCGAAGGGCATTCGCGAGAAGGAGGTGACCTCGTGA
- a CDS encoding CoA transferase subunit A produces MRDKTMTLDEVVGELRSGMTIGLGGWGSRRKPMALVRALLRSDITDLTVVAYGGPDLGLLCSAGKVRKAYYGFVSLDSAPFYDPWFAKARTEGAITVREMDEGMVKCGLQAAAARLPFLPIRAGLGSAVVDFWEGELKTVQSPYPTDGKTETLIAMPALNLDAAFVHLDLGDKHGNAAYTGVDPYFDDLYCLAAKRRYLTVDRLVETEELVKAVPQQSIILNRMMVDGVVEAPGGAHFTFSGSYGRDEKFQRHYVEAAKTPESWAEFTARYLDVSEDEYQAAVRAFAEEQK; encoded by the coding sequence ATGCGCGACAAAACCATGACGCTCGACGAGGTCGTCGGCGAACTGCGCAGCGGAATGACCATCGGCCTGGGCGGCTGGGGTTCCCGGCGTAAGCCGATGGCGCTGGTCCGGGCCCTGCTGCGGTCCGATATCACCGACCTGACCGTGGTCGCCTACGGCGGCCCGGATCTGGGTCTGCTGTGCTCGGCAGGCAAGGTACGCAAGGCCTACTACGGTTTCGTGTCGCTGGATTCGGCGCCGTTCTACGACCCGTGGTTCGCCAAGGCGCGCACTGAGGGTGCCATCACCGTGCGGGAGATGGACGAGGGCATGGTCAAGTGCGGTCTGCAGGCCGCCGCCGCCCGGCTGCCGTTCCTGCCGATCCGCGCCGGATTGGGTTCGGCCGTGGTGGATTTCTGGGAGGGCGAGCTGAAGACGGTGCAGTCCCCCTACCCCACCGACGGCAAGACCGAAACGCTGATCGCCATGCCCGCGCTGAATCTGGATGCCGCCTTCGTGCACCTGGACCTGGGCGATAAGCACGGCAATGCCGCCTACACCGGCGTCGACCCCTACTTCGACGACCTGTACTGCCTGGCGGCCAAACGCCGCTACCTGACGGTGGACCGGCTGGTGGAGACCGAGGAGCTGGTGAAAGCCGTTCCGCAGCAGTCGATCATCCTCAACCGGATGATGGTCGACGGCGTGGTGGAGGCCCCCGGCGGCGCGCACTTCACCTTCTCCGGCAGCTACGGCCGCGACGAGAAGTTCCAGCGTCACTATGTGGAGGCCGCCAAGACGCCCGAATCGTGGGCCGAGTTCACGGCGCGCTACCTGGATGTGTCCGAGGACGAATACCAGGCCGCTGTCCGCGCTTTCGCCGAGGAGCAGAAGTAA
- a CDS encoding SDR family oxidoreductase: protein METDGICAGRTVIITGAGRGIGRAHALAFAAAGAKVVVNDLGSALNGADTGETPAEQVVAEIRAQGGEAVANGDDVADWEGARRLIRQAIDTFGGLDVLVNNAGFVRDRMLVNLSEEEWDAVIRVHLKGHFATMRHAIEYWRGESKAGRPVDARVINTSSGAGLQGSVGQGNYGAAKAGIAGLTLTASAEFGRYGVTVNAIAPAARTRMTETVFAEDMAAPEEGFDAMAPENVSPLVVWLGSAESAGVTGRMFEVEGGKIAVAEGWRHGIPVDKGARWNPAELGPVVADLLAKAKTPEPVYGA from the coding sequence ATGGAAACCGATGGGATCTGTGCCGGACGTACCGTGATCATCACCGGCGCCGGCCGCGGCATCGGCCGCGCGCACGCCCTGGCCTTCGCCGCCGCCGGTGCGAAGGTGGTCGTCAACGACCTGGGCTCCGCGCTCAACGGCGCCGACACCGGGGAGACTCCGGCCGAGCAGGTCGTCGCCGAGATCCGGGCGCAGGGCGGCGAGGCCGTGGCCAATGGTGACGACGTCGCCGACTGGGAGGGCGCGCGCCGGCTCATCCGCCAGGCCATCGACACCTTCGGCGGGCTGGACGTGCTGGTCAACAATGCCGGCTTCGTCCGCGACCGGATGCTGGTCAACCTCTCCGAAGAGGAATGGGACGCCGTGATCCGCGTCCACCTCAAGGGCCACTTCGCCACCATGCGCCATGCCATCGAGTACTGGCGCGGCGAGTCGAAGGCCGGACGTCCGGTGGACGCGCGGGTGATCAACACCAGCTCCGGCGCCGGCTTGCAGGGCAGCGTCGGCCAGGGCAATTACGGCGCCGCCAAGGCCGGTATCGCGGGTCTGACCCTCACCGCGTCGGCGGAATTCGGGCGCTACGGCGTCACCGTCAACGCGATCGCCCCCGCCGCCCGCACCCGGATGACCGAGACGGTCTTCGCCGAAGACATGGCCGCCCCCGAGGAAGGCTTCGACGCGATGGCGCCGGAAAACGTCTCGCCGCTGGTGGTCTGGCTGGGCAGCGCCGAATCGGCGGGCGTGACCGGCCGCATGTTCGAGGTCGAAGGCGGCAAGATCGCCGTCGCCGAGGGCTGGCGCCACGGCATTCCGGTCGACAAGGGCGCCCGCTGGAACCCGGCCGAACTCGGCCCGGTGGTGGCGGACCTGCTCGCCAAGGCGAAGACCCCGGAACCCGTCTACGGGGCGTAA
- a CDS encoding enoyl-CoA hydratase family protein — protein MGINRHTESTGIAVITVDYPPVNAIPSDGWFALADALREAGRDPETKVVVLRAEGRGFNAGVDIKEMNADTGHTALIRANHGCFEAFAAVYDCQVPVIAAVNGFCLGGGIGLVGNSDIVIASDDATFGLPEVDRGALGAATHLARLIPQHLMRAMFYTAGTLTAQQLHHYGSVLQVVPRAELDAAAMEVAKNIANKDGRVIRAAKRALNGIDVQDVHRSYRYEQGFTMELNLAGVADEIRARFDDDLAAQKKGK, from the coding sequence ATGGGGATCAACCGTCACACCGAATCAACCGGCATCGCCGTCATCACGGTCGACTATCCGCCGGTCAACGCCATACCCTCGGACGGCTGGTTCGCTCTCGCCGACGCACTGCGCGAGGCAGGCCGCGATCCGGAGACCAAGGTGGTGGTGCTGCGCGCGGAGGGCCGCGGGTTCAACGCGGGCGTGGACATCAAGGAGATGAATGCCGACACCGGGCACACCGCCCTGATCCGGGCCAACCACGGCTGCTTCGAGGCCTTCGCCGCCGTCTACGACTGCCAGGTGCCGGTGATCGCCGCGGTCAACGGCTTCTGCCTGGGCGGCGGCATCGGCCTGGTCGGCAACTCCGACATCGTCATCGCCTCCGATGACGCCACCTTCGGCCTGCCCGAAGTCGACCGCGGCGCGCTCGGCGCGGCCACCCACCTCGCCCGGCTGATCCCCCAGCACCTGATGCGGGCCATGTTCTATACCGCGGGCACCCTCACCGCCCAGCAGCTGCACCACTACGGTTCGGTCCTCCAGGTCGTCCCGCGGGCCGAACTCGACGCCGCGGCGATGGAGGTCGCCAAGAACATCGCGAACAAGGACGGCCGGGTGATCCGCGCCGCCAAACGCGCGCTCAACGGCATCGATGTGCAGGACGTGCACCGCTCCTACCGCTATGAGCAGGGCTTCACCATGGAACTCAACCTCGCCGGCGTGGCCGATGAGATCCGCGCGCGTTTCGACGACGATCTGGCCGCGCAGAAGAAAGGGAAGTAG
- a CDS encoding thiolase domain-containing protein, with translation MSFPAAVLGTGQTHHVTKRSDVSMAGMVREAIDRALADADVTMADIDAIVIGKAPDLFEGVMMPELYMADALGAPGKPLLRVHTAGSVGGSTGVVAANLVQAGVHERVLAVAWEKQSESNAMWALSIPVPFTMPVGAGAGGYFAPHVRSYIRRSNAPGHIGAMVAAKDRRNGAKNPYAHLKQPDITMESVLASQMLWDPIRFDETCPSSDGACAVVIGGESSAAAVEAAGKKVAWVHATAMRTEPTTYAGRDQVNPQAGRDAAAALWKQAGITDPLREIDAAEIYVPFSWFEPMWLENLGFAAPGDGWKLTDKGETDLGGTLPVNPSGGVLSSNPIGASGMIRFAEAAKQVMGRAGAYQVENARKALGHAYGGGSQYFSMWVVGSERPA, from the coding sequence ATGAGTTTCCCGGCTGCGGTGCTCGGCACCGGACAAACACATCACGTGACGAAACGCAGCGATGTGTCGATGGCCGGCATGGTCCGCGAAGCCATCGACCGTGCGCTGGCCGACGCCGACGTCACGATGGCCGATATCGATGCCATCGTCATCGGTAAGGCGCCGGACCTGTTCGAGGGCGTCATGATGCCCGAGCTCTACATGGCCGACGCACTCGGCGCGCCCGGCAAACCGCTGCTGCGTGTGCACACCGCGGGCTCGGTGGGTGGCTCGACCGGTGTCGTGGCGGCCAACCTGGTGCAGGCCGGAGTGCACGAGCGGGTGCTCGCGGTGGCGTGGGAGAAGCAGTCGGAGTCGAATGCCATGTGGGCGTTGTCGATTCCGGTGCCGTTCACCATGCCGGTCGGCGCGGGCGCGGGCGGCTACTTCGCGCCGCATGTGCGCTCCTACATCCGCCGTTCCAACGCACCCGGCCATATCGGCGCGATGGTGGCGGCCAAAGACCGGCGCAATGGCGCCAAGAACCCGTACGCGCATCTGAAGCAGCCCGATATCACCATGGAATCGGTGCTGGCCTCGCAGATGCTGTGGGATCCGATCCGCTTCGACGAGACCTGCCCCTCCTCCGACGGCGCCTGCGCGGTGGTCATCGGCGGGGAGAGTTCGGCCGCCGCGGTGGAGGCCGCGGGTAAGAAGGTGGCGTGGGTGCATGCGACCGCCATGCGGACCGAGCCCACCACCTACGCCGGGCGCGACCAGGTGAATCCGCAGGCCGGACGCGATGCGGCCGCGGCGCTGTGGAAGCAGGCGGGCATCACCGATCCGTTGCGCGAGATCGATGCCGCCGAAATCTATGTGCCGTTCTCCTGGTTCGAGCCGATGTGGCTGGAAAACCTCGGCTTCGCCGCGCCGGGTGACGGCTGGAAGCTCACCGACAAGGGCGAAACCGACCTCGGCGGCACCCTGCCGGTGAACCCGTCCGGCGGCGTGCTCTCCTCCAACCCGATCGGCGCCTCCGGCATGATCCGCTTCGCCGAGGCCGCCAAGCAGGTGATGGGCCGGGCCGGCGCCTACCAGGTGGAGAACGCGCGCAAGGCTCTCGGCCACGCCTACGGCGGCGGTTCGCAGTACTTCTCGATGTGGGTGGTCGGCTCGGAGCGTCCGGCATGA
- a CDS encoding ImmA/IrrE family metallo-endopeptidase, producing MTQSKAQSGSRSYRRVAAAVDAVCAVAADFDATTLDEVVLAIAAERKRMIEIADADLGPGVCGQRRFYPDKDVIVLATALPSREHTLAHELGHIVFDHEGAPAPEVTLEASDDLIAYMLSQRAHQQIVDDGADEQAEWEAETFAAMLMTRLRVFNNRGAGVSVLRFDEALG from the coding sequence ATGACACAGAGTAAGGCGCAGAGCGGTTCGCGGTCCTACCGCCGGGTGGCCGCGGCCGTGGACGCGGTCTGCGCGGTCGCCGCCGATTTCGACGCGACCACCCTCGACGAGGTAGTGCTCGCCATCGCCGCCGAGCGCAAACGGATGATCGAGATCGCCGACGCCGACCTCGGCCCCGGCGTCTGCGGTCAGCGCCGCTTCTACCCGGACAAAGACGTGATCGTGCTGGCCACCGCGCTGCCCAGCCGCGAGCACACCCTCGCCCACGAACTCGGGCACATCGTGTTCGATCACGAAGGTGCGCCCGCACCGGAGGTGACGCTCGAGGCCAGCGACGATCTGATCGCCTACATGCTGAGCCAGCGCGCCCATCAGCAGATCGTCGACGACGGCGCGGACGAGCAGGCCGAATGGGAGGCCGAGACCTTCGCCGCGATGCTGATGACGCGGCTGCGCGTATTCAACAACCGGGGCGCCGGCGTCTCGGTCCTTCGATTCGATGAGGCTCTCGGATGA
- a CDS encoding cytochrome P450 has translation MVAPRTVRPDLPDGFDVTDPEIYAHRVPVEEFAELRRAAPIWWNPQPPEVGGFHDDGFWVVSKHADVKEVSRRSDVFSTHENTAIPRFNDDITREQIELQRFVLINKDAPEHTKLRKIISRGFTPRAINSLRAELSARAEGIVKAAAEAGSGDFVTQIACELPLQAIAELIGVPQEDRMKVFRWSNEMTGYDDPDNDADPVVASAEILGYAYQMAADRKKCPADDIVTTLIEADIDGDKLSEEEFGFFVIMLAVAGNETTRNAITHGMMAFLDHPDQWELFKKERPATAADEIIRWATPVTSFQRTALEDVELGGVQIKKGQRVVMLYRSANFDEDVFENPEKFDIMRQDNQHLSFGGTGAHFCIGANLARLEVDLIFNAIADHLPDISKLGDAKRLRSGWLNGIKEFPVDYKTCPVTG, from the coding sequence GTGGTAGCCCCTCGAACGGTCCGGCCCGATCTGCCGGACGGATTCGACGTCACCGATCCCGAAATCTATGCCCACCGCGTCCCGGTCGAGGAATTCGCCGAGCTGCGCCGGGCCGCGCCGATCTGGTGGAATCCGCAGCCACCGGAAGTGGGCGGATTCCACGACGACGGCTTCTGGGTGGTGAGCAAGCACGCCGACGTCAAAGAGGTCTCGCGCCGCAGCGATGTGTTCTCCACCCATGAGAACACCGCGATTCCGCGATTCAACGACGACATCACCCGCGAGCAGATCGAGCTGCAACGCTTCGTCCTCATCAACAAGGACGCCCCCGAGCACACCAAACTCCGCAAGATCATCTCGCGCGGCTTCACCCCGCGCGCGATCAACAGCCTGCGCGCGGAGTTGTCGGCGCGGGCCGAGGGCATCGTGAAGGCGGCCGCCGAGGCCGGTTCCGGTGATTTCGTCACCCAGATCGCGTGCGAACTGCCGTTGCAGGCGATCGCCGAGCTGATCGGGGTGCCGCAGGAAGACCGGATGAAGGTCTTCCGCTGGTCCAATGAGATGACCGGCTACGACGACCCCGACAACGACGCCGATCCGGTGGTGGCGTCGGCGGAAATTCTCGGCTACGCCTACCAGATGGCCGCCGATCGCAAGAAATGTCCGGCCGACGACATCGTCACCACGTTGATCGAGGCCGATATCGATGGCGACAAGCTCTCCGAAGAGGAATTCGGCTTCTTCGTCATCATGCTGGCGGTGGCGGGTAACGAGACCACCCGCAATGCCATCACCCACGGCATGATGGCGTTCTTGGACCACCCCGATCAGTGGGAGCTGTTCAAAAAGGAACGCCCGGCCACCGCCGCCGACGAAATCATCCGCTGGGCCACCCCGGTCACCTCGTTCCAGCGCACCGCGCTCGAGGATGTGGAACTGGGCGGCGTGCAGATCAAGAAGGGCCAGCGGGTGGTGATGTTGTATCGCTCGGCCAACTTCGACGAGGACGTCTTCGAGAATCCGGAGAAGTTCGACATCATGCGCCAGGACAACCAGCATCTGTCCTTCGGCGGCACCGGCGCGCATTTCTGTATCGGGGCGAATCTGGCCCGGCTCGAGGTCGATCTGATCTTCAACGCGATCGCCGATCATCTGCCCGATATCAGCAAGCTCGGTGATGCGAAGCGGCTGCGTTCGGGCTGGCTCAACGGCATCAAGGAATTCCCGGTCGACTACAAGACCTGCCCGGTCACCGGGTAG
- a CDS encoding helix-turn-helix domain-containing protein: MADFAARLNKLFETVHPPGRKPHTNAEVAAALTASGHPISKPYLSQLRSGQRTNPSDETVAALAKFFKVKPDYFFNDIYAAKIDHDLELLSQLQGYGLRRLSSRAFDLSEESQNLLTSMAEKLRASEGLPEVPPDGTE; the protein is encoded by the coding sequence ATGGCTGATTTCGCGGCGCGGCTGAACAAGCTGTTCGAAACCGTGCATCCCCCGGGGCGTAAGCCGCACACGAACGCGGAGGTCGCAGCCGCGCTGACGGCTTCAGGACATCCGATCTCGAAACCGTACCTGTCGCAGTTGCGGTCCGGGCAGCGGACCAATCCGTCGGACGAGACGGTGGCCGCGTTGGCGAAGTTCTTCAAGGTCAAGCCCGACTACTTCTTCAACGACATCTACGCCGCCAAGATCGACCACGATCTGGAACTGCTGTCTCAGTTGCAGGGTTACGGGCTGCGCCGCTTGTCCAGCCGGGCTTTCGACCTGTCCGAAGAATCTCAGAATCTACTCACGTCCATGGCGGAGAAACTCCGGGCCAGCGAAGGGCTGCCCGAAGTTCCTCCGGACGGGACCGAATAG
- a CDS encoding nuclear transport factor 2 family protein encodes MTVESSPITDHPARAAGLASQAAVRARDKNAWVELFAADGIVEDPIGPSGFDPEGRGHRGREAIAAFWDKAIAATESIEFLFGDSFACGSEVAFTGVIRSTVGGHVIDAEGVFTYRVDDAGKIAALRAYWEVDRAMKTARPAG; translated from the coding sequence ATGACCGTCGAGTCCTCCCCCATCACCGATCATCCGGCGCGCGCCGCGGGCCTGGCCTCCCAGGCGGCGGTGCGCGCCAGGGACAAGAACGCCTGGGTGGAGCTGTTCGCCGCGGACGGCATCGTCGAAGATCCGATCGGGCCGTCGGGTTTCGATCCCGAGGGTCGCGGCCACCGCGGCCGCGAGGCCATCGCCGCCTTCTGGGACAAAGCGATCGCGGCGACCGAATCGATCGAATTCCTGTTCGGCGACTCGTTCGCCTGTGGTTCGGAGGTCGCCTTCACCGGCGTCATCCGCAGCACCGTCGGCGGGCACGTCATCGATGCGGAGGGCGTGTTCACCTATCGCGTCGATGACGCGGGCAAGATCGCCGCACTGCGGGCGTACTGGGAAGTCGATCGGGCCATGAAGACCGCACGCCCGGCCGGCTGA
- a CDS encoding steroid 3-ketoacyl-CoA thiolase, translating to MGTPVIVEAARTPIGKRRGWLSGLHAAELIGLAQRGLLERAHLDPALVEQVIGGCVTQAGEQSNNVTRVGWLHAGLPWQVGCTTIDAQCGSAQQANHLIAGLIATDAIEIGMACGVEAMSRVPLGANVGEHAGPRRPASWDIDMPNQFEAAERIAKRRGITRADVDGLGVRSQKLAAQAWAEGRFDREVLTVTAPVADKEGNLTGEKMEVSRDQGLRETTAESLAGLKPVLEGGIHTAGTSSQISDGAAAVLLMDEKAARREGLTPRARIVTQCLVGSEPEFHLDGPVQATTRLLERSGMSMSDIDLFEINEAFASVPLSWASVHKPDMDKVNVNGGAIALGHPVGSTGSRLITTALHELERSDKSIAMVLMCAGGALATGTIIERL from the coding sequence ATGGGTACACCCGTCATTGTCGAAGCCGCCCGCACCCCCATCGGCAAGCGCCGCGGCTGGCTGTCCGGCCTGCACGCGGCCGAACTCATCGGCCTGGCCCAGCGCGGCCTGCTCGAACGCGCCCATCTGGACCCCGCCCTCGTGGAGCAGGTCATCGGCGGCTGCGTCACCCAGGCCGGCGAGCAGTCCAACAACGTCACCCGGGTCGGCTGGCTGCACGCGGGACTACCCTGGCAGGTCGGCTGCACCACCATCGACGCGCAGTGCGGTTCGGCCCAGCAGGCCAACCACCTGATCGCCGGCCTCATCGCCACCGATGCCATCGAGATCGGCATGGCCTGCGGCGTGGAGGCGATGAGCCGGGTTCCGCTCGGCGCCAACGTCGGTGAGCACGCGGGCCCGCGCCGGCCGGCGTCCTGGGATATCGATATGCCCAATCAGTTCGAGGCCGCCGAGCGAATCGCCAAGCGGCGCGGCATCACCCGCGCCGACGTCGACGGGCTCGGCGTGCGCTCGCAGAAGCTGGCCGCCCAGGCCTGGGCCGAGGGCCGCTTCGACCGCGAGGTGCTCACCGTGACCGCGCCGGTCGCCGACAAGGAGGGCAACCTCACCGGCGAGAAGATGGAGGTGAGCCGGGACCAGGGCCTGCGCGAGACCACCGCCGAGAGCCTGGCCGGACTGAAGCCGGTGCTCGAGGGCGGCATTCACACCGCCGGCACCTCCTCGCAGATCTCCGACGGCGCCGCCGCGGTGCTGCTGATGGACGAAAAGGCCGCGCGCCGTGAGGGTTTGACTCCGCGCGCCCGCATCGTCACCCAGTGCCTGGTCGGCTCGGAACCCGAGTTCCATCTCGACGGCCCGGTGCAGGCCACCACCCGGCTGCTGGAGCGGTCGGGCATGAGCATGAGCGATATCGATCTGTTCGAGATCAACGAGGCGTTCGCGTCGGTGCCGCTGTCGTGGGCGTCGGTGCACAAGCCGGACATGGACAAGGTGAACGTCAACGGTGGCGCCATCGCGCTCGGCCATCCGGTCGGTTCCACCGGATCTCGTCTCATCACAACGGCTTTGCACGAGCTGGAACGCTCCGACAAGAGCATCGCAATGGTGCTCATGTGTGCCGGTGGCGCACTAGCGACAGGCACCATCATCGAGAGGTTGTAA
- a CDS encoding TIGR03619 family F420-dependent LLM class oxidoreductase gives MKFTLGIALSPLEQLPELAKTAEECGFSSIALPDSLFYMKTAEAKYPYTPDGSRFWGPETPWVDPLIGATAMAAVTSRIRFYTNVLKLGSRNPLLLARQVGSVANMSGNRFGFGVGIGWAPEEFEWCGVPFARRGARVDEMIEVIKLVLGGGMVEYHGEFYDFDPLQMSPAPSEPVPFYIGGHTDAALRRAARVGDGWTSAMMKFDQLCETIGRLDTLRAEYGRAEEPFEIQAVCIDKFGRSGYQDLANAGVTDAIVVPWLMDGIGFDGELAAKQESLRKFAAANIADPIV, from the coding sequence ATGAAATTCACCCTCGGCATCGCGCTGAGCCCGCTCGAGCAACTGCCCGAGCTGGCCAAGACCGCGGAGGAATGCGGGTTTTCCTCCATCGCCCTGCCCGATTCGCTGTTCTATATGAAGACAGCCGAGGCGAAATATCCCTACACCCCCGACGGCAGCCGCTTCTGGGGTCCGGAGACCCCGTGGGTGGACCCGCTGATCGGCGCCACCGCCATGGCCGCGGTGACCAGCCGCATCCGCTTCTACACCAATGTGCTCAAGCTCGGTTCGCGCAATCCGCTGCTGCTGGCCCGCCAGGTCGGTTCGGTGGCGAACATGTCCGGTAATCGGTTCGGTTTCGGTGTCGGAATCGGCTGGGCGCCGGAGGAGTTCGAATGGTGCGGAGTGCCGTTCGCGCGGCGCGGTGCCAGGGTGGACGAGATGATCGAGGTCATCAAGCTGGTGCTCGGCGGCGGGATGGTCGAGTACCACGGCGAGTTCTACGATTTCGATCCATTGCAGATGAGTCCGGCGCCGTCGGAGCCGGTGCCGTTCTATATCGGCGGGCATACCGACGCCGCGCTGCGGCGGGCGGCCCGCGTCGGTGACGGCTGGACCTCGGCCATGATGAAATTCGACCAGCTCTGCGAGACCATCGGCAGGCTGGACACATTGCGCGCCGAGTACGGCCGGGCCGAGGAACCGTTCGAAATCCAGGCGGTCTGCATCGACAAGTTCGGCCGATCCGGATATCAGGATCTGGCGAACGCCGGCGTCACCGATGCGATCGTGGTGCCGTGGCTGATGGATGGCATCGGTTTCGACGGTGAGCTGGCGGCCAAGCAGGAGTCGCTGCGCAAGTTCGCGGCGGCCAATATCGCCGATCCGATCGTCTGA